A segment of the Malassezia restricta chromosome V, complete sequence genome:
TGCGCGAGCAGAGAGGCCGACATGGGCGGCCTGTATGGTCGTTGGGCAACCTCTCCGTGCGTGTGGAGGGCTGGGCCAGGTGGGCGCACGTGGACCTCCCAAAAAAGGGGGCGGCCGATCGCTGGGCGAGGTTGGTATGGGCAAGCATTACTGCGACTACTGTGACGTGTTTCTGACGCACGACTCGACGTCAGTTCGCAAAGCGCACAACTGTGGGCGCAATCACCTGCAGAATGTGCGTGAGTACTAtgcatcgctgccgccTGCGGAGCTGCAGATGATGGCAGACACCATCCTGAGGGAGTACCAGGCTCGTcagctgccgccgccgatggAATTGGTAGCTCCGCAGCTGGCGTACCGTctgccgccgccatcgcACATGCCCAATGGGCGAGCGCCGTtcatgggcggcatggcccTGCGTCCGCCGCCGGGtatgccgccgcccgacTTTTCGCGCCCACCGCCTTCGCTGCCGCCCCCTGATTTTtccaagccgccgccgacgatgcgcggGGCGCCGCCATGATACCCTACTTACTGTACATGATGTTTCTTGGACCGAGGCTGGGACGCCTGCGCCTTGCGCTTATTGCgttcgcgctgctcgccaAACTTTTCGTCATGAAGTGCCATggacgcgacgcgcttggcGGCCGAGACGTGCGACAGGCGTTCGAGGACCTGGGACTCGGGCATGTCCCACTCGGTCAGTGTCTTGTGGATCTTGTCCTCGATCGTctggacgagctcgacgtcgtgcTCCGTCACGAAGCTGACGGCCCAGCCAGGCCGGCCTTTCCGCGCCGTACGTCCCACGCGATGCACATAGTCTTCCCAAGCCGCCGGCACATCCCAGTTGACCACAAGCTCGACGTCCGGGACGTCGAGTCCACGACTGCCCACGTCCGTCGAGATCAGGatcggcacgcgccgcgcgcgaaACATGTGCAAGTTGTGAAGCCGTGTCGACTGTGGCAGCATAGAATGCAGGGACACGTTCGGAACGCCGAGCTCCGTGAGCATGCGAGACAGGAGCTCGGCACTCTTGCACCGAGCCACGAAAATGATGCTGAGAGGATAGGCCGGCGCCTCCTCGCGGGGCAGCTTGGGTTTGTGCGTGCGGTACACGTCGGAGAGATCCGTGCGAACCTCGACCTTTTGGCACGGCGGATGATGCAGCAAGTGTACCAGGTAAGGCTCCCGCATGTGGGAGGGGACGAGCGTGTACAGCTGCGTGAGTGACGCAGGCGTCGACGTATCCATCTCAATTTTGCggagcagcggcggcagcttgCCGGGTTCGGGCGTCTTTTGCGTCAGCCGCTCGATTTCCGGCGTCAGCGTCGCCGTGAACAAAAGCGTCTGGCGCAGGTGGGCGGGTGGCAGCACGGAAAACAGGTACGCGAGTGCAGGTGCAAAGGTAGGCGACAGGAGGCGATCcgcttcgtccagcacgacgaagCGGCATCGCTCTAGGCCCCAttcatgcgccgcacccGACGTCAGCAGATCCACAAGTCGTCCCGGCGTAGCCACAATGATATGCGGCCGCTGCTCGCCAAGCTCATTCGCTTGCTTCGTCATAtccatgccgcccaagACCAAGGCGCACTTTAGGCCCATGCGGCTGCCCTGGCCGACCGCCAGGAActgctcgtgcagctgcacgcccAGCTCGCGCGTAGGCGTCAATATGACCGCGTAGCCACCGATCATGTCCTTGTACAGATGCTGCAGGATCGGCAGGGCAAACGCAAGCGTCTTGCCTGAGCCGGTCTCTGCGCCTCCAATGACGTCACGGCCTTCTAAGATAGCGGGTATACAGGCCGACTGAATGGGCGTAGGGACGGTGATCGCTAGCATCttgagcgcacgcacgagcggcatGCTGATGCCCAGCGCATGAAAATGCTCGGCCCTGGCGGACATGGTAGGCAGGGCCCAACCGGTGCGGCCAAAAAAAAGAGGACGTATCACGTGCAGGTGAACGGACCTCGTTCCCTCTGTACCATGACCGAACTCTATGCTGCTGCGTACGTAGGCCTCGCTAACCACAGCGACTTTTGCTGTACGTGATATGCGACTAAGGCAGTGATCCCCATGGGCACGCCCACGACGTCCGTTGGTGCCTACGTCGCCGAGTGCCAGCGGGTCCTGGCGAGTATGGCCGATGACGGCATTCGCTACGAGCTGCAGTACGTCGAAACATGGTCACTCACCACAGCGGCTACGGCACGAATGTCGAAGGCCCCATCTCATCCGTGTGGCGCGCGCTACAGCGATGCCACGAGGCTGTGCACGCCATGGGCGTCGAACGCATCGCCACGGATATTCGACTGGGCACACGGACGGACAAGCACACCGAGTCGCCCGCCTGGTCGCAAGGCCTCTCGGAGAAtgagcgcaagcgcgaAAGTGTACGTCGTCGCTTGGCGGGCCTCGGTGAGTCATGCCCGCCGGCCGCTTCCTCCACATAGTGATTCAGGTACCTTGTCATGTGGCGGCCACTGTACCAGCGCGGTGTGCgcttctcgtcgtcgtatGCGCCCTGCACGAAGTacatgcgcgcgacgcatgtAGAGCCTTCTGTGAAGTTGGATGATGCTGTGCACAGGTACCGCGAAACGAcgctcggcacgtacgTTCGGCCCCCGATCGTGTTTTCCCACGGTCGCGGACTCGACTTGTTTGCCACTGTGCCGGGGGAGGCTCAGTCGAGGCGCTACCTCGACTTCACGGGTGGCATTGCCGTGAATGCGCTTGGGCATGCTGATCCGCAGGTCGCCGCTATCGCTGCAGAgcaggccgcgcagctGGTGCACTGCAGTAATCTGTACTACAATACCTGGAGCGGCGAGTTGGCCCACCGTCTTGCGTCCATGACGCGCGAGCATGGCGGTCTTGGCTTGGCGCCCCAGTCGCCACCTGCTGCATCTGGCCAAGACGTGCGGGCGTTTATTGCCAACAGTGGCACGGAGGCCAACGAGGCGGCCCTCAAATTCGCGCGCAAAGCGGCCAAGGGCACGGCTCTGGTGTGCTTTCAGCATGCGTTCCACGGACGCACGATGGGCGCCTTGTCTGTGACACCCAATGCCAAGTACCAGGCGCCGTTCCTGCCCTTGGTCGGCGATGTACGTGTCGGCACCTTGAATGATATGGCCcagctcgagtcgctcgtgACCGAGGATGTGGCGGGTGTCATTGTCGAGCCGATCCAGGGCGAGGGCGGTATTTTGCCCGCTCAGGTAGAGTGgctcacggcgctgagGCAGCGGTGCACGGCTgtgggcgccgcgctgaTTTACGACGAGATCCAGTGTGGTCTGTTCCGTACAGGGCACATGTGGTGCCACTCTGCGATGCccgtcgaggcgcatcCGGATATGGTCACGATGGCCAAGCCTCTCGCGAATGGCTTCCCTATCGGTGCTGTGCTGATGCGCCCGCACATAGCGCATGCCATTGCCGCAGGCGATCACGGCACCACGTTCGGTGGCGGTCCGCTTACGTGCCGCATTGCGCATCACGTCTTGGGCCGGTTGGGCGAGCCTCGCATGAAGGAGCACATTGACAGTGTATCGACGTACCTctttgagcgccttgagcgcATTTCTGAGGCGTTCAGCGATATGGTGAGCGCCCCTCGCGGGCGTGGCCTTATCGTCGGCATCAGTATGCGCTCTGCGCCTTGGGCGGGCGAAgtcgtgcgcctcgctcggGAACGTGGTGTGCTGTTCCTTACCGCCGGCAgtgacgccgtgcgcttcgtccCGAGTCTGATCGTCGAacgcgcgcacatcgacgaggcgatggatgtgctggagaGTGTTCTACTCGTTCTTCGTTCTACATAGATCGCGCATTCTCTTCGGTGATGGCTTCGTTGATTTCGGCGAGGGGGATCATTTCCTTGGGATCGATCAACTGGTACTCACTCACAAACAGGAAAAAGTGGCGGTACGACGTATTCAGGTGCACTtccaggcgcagcgcacacACCTGTGCAAAGTGATGGTTGTATATATGAGCGTAGATCCGGAataggcggcgcagcatcgccTTGATGCGATCCACAAAGTTGGGTGGGAACGAGGCGTCCAGCGCGGTCGGGAACAGCGTCTCGTCATCGATCTGTGCTTGTGTCCAGTTGAGTAGGCATTCGATGTAGTCGGGTGCTGACAGACGGGTCGAGCGGCGGTACTTGACGGAGCTCGAGTCCTGCCAGTGGTACTCGAAGCGGGGCCCGGCGCACATGACGGGGCACTCGCGCGACGTGCAAAACTCGGTGAGCGTGCCATACAGGATATTCAGGTGATTAAAAAAGTCCACCGTGTGCAGAGCGAGCCActcttccagcagctcgccgtccggcacacgcaccgccACACGGAGGTTGCCGCTGCCCAACGTCGACTCGGCCAGGCGTCGGAGTTGACTAGGTCAGTGCACGGCATACGTACAAGGCACGGCTTCCCTCCGTCGTGCGATTCGGCATGTACGCCTGTGGCGGAGGCCGCGGTACACTGCGTCAGCGCCGCCGTACGTACCCTAACATGGACGTCCTGCCACACAGAACAACACTGTCCGACGCGAGGTGCGTTgcgtatcacgtgatgcgcgGCCCCAGCGGCGGTCAGGCCCTCTGGACGACGTTGGCATGCCGCATCCACGTGCgaaggacgacgacgt
Coding sequences within it:
- a CDS encoding U1 small nuclear ribonucleoprotein C codes for the protein MGKHYCDYCDVFLTHDSTSVRKAHNCGRNHLQNVREYYASLPPAELQMMADTILREYQARQLPPPMELVAPQLAYRLPPPSHMPNGRAPFMGGMALRPPPGMPPPDFSRPPPSLPPPDFSKPPPTMRGAPP
- a CDS encoding ATP-dependent RNA helicase DDX49/DBP8 — encoded protein: MSARAEHFHALGISMPLVRALKMLAITVPTPIQSACIPAILEGRDVIGGAETGSGKTLAFALPILQHLYKDMIGGYAVILTPTRELGVQLHEQFLAVGQGSRMGLKCALVLGGMDMTKQANELGEQRPHIIVATPGRLVDLLTSGAAHEWGLERCRFVVLDEADRLLSPTFAPALAYLFSVLPPAHLRQTLLFTATLTPEIERLTQKTPEPGKLPPLLRKIEMDTSTPASLTQLYTLVPSHMREPYLVHLLHHPPCQKVEVRTDLSDVYRTHKPKLPREEAPAYPLSIIFVARCKSAELLSRMLTELGVPNVSLHSMLPQSTRLHNLHMFRARRVPILISTDVGSRGLDVPDVELVVNWDVPAAWEDYVHRVGRTARKGRPGWAVSFVTEHDVELVQTIEDKIHKTLTEWDMPESQVLERLSHVSAAKRVASMALHDEKFGEQRERNKRKAQASQPRSKKHHVQ
- a CDS encoding cell wall biogenesis protein, which produces MTELYAAADFCLIPMGTPTTSVGAYVAECQRVLASMADDGIRYELHGYGTNVEGPISSVWRALQRCHEAVHAMGVERIATDIRLGTRTDKHTESPAWSQGLSENERKRESVRRRLAGLGESCPPAASST
- a CDS encoding acetylornithine aminotransferase — encoded protein: MWRPLYQRGVRFSSSYAPCTKYMRATHVEPSVKLDDAVHRYRETTLGTYVRPPIVFSHGRGLDLFATVPGEAQSRRYLDFTGGIAVNALGHADPQVAAIAAEQAAQLVHCSNLYYNTWSGELAHRLASMTREHGGLGLAPQSPPAASGQDVRAFIANSGTEANEAALKFARKAAKGTALVCFQHAFHGRTMGALSVTPNAKYQAPFLPLVGDVRVGTLNDMAQLESLVTEDVAGVIVEPIQGEGGILPAQVEWLTALRQRCTAVGAALIYDEIQCGLFRTGHMWCHSAMPVEAHPDMVTMAKPLANGFPIGAVLMRPHIAHAIAAGDHGTTFGGGPLTCRIAHHVLGRLGEPRMKEHIDSVSTYLFERLERISEAFSDMVSAPRGRGLIVGISMRSAPWAGEVVRLARERGVLFLTAGSDAVRFVPSLIVERAHIDEAMDVLESVLLVLRST
- a CDS encoding MOB kinase activator 1, which produces MLGVPRPPPQAYMPNRTTEGSRAFQLRRLAESTLGSGNLRVAVRVPDGELLEEWLALHTVDFFNHLNILYGTLTEFCTSRECPVMCAGPRFEYHWQDSSSVKYRRSTRLSAPDYIECLLNWTQAQIDDETLFPTALDASFPPNFVDRIKAMLRRLFRIYAHIYNHHFAQVCALRLEVHLNTSYRHFFLFVSEYQLIDPKEMIPLAEINEAITEENARSM